The Paenibacillus swuensis genome contains the following window.
CAATTGTTGGAGGAAATGCTTCCGATGGATGAAGAGCGTTACCAGGAAACGAAGGTGTGGTTTGCCTTTTACGCCAAGACTATGGTAGATCCCGAACTATCCAGGCTGGGAGATGAGCTGCACAACGAGCTGTACAGTAACCTGTATGAATCCTTACAAAAGATAAAACGGGGACTCGGCCAAAGCGCGCCTTGGGATCCGGAAGCGGAAGCGCGTCGATTGCATGCCTTGCTCGACGGCCTGGCGATGCACGGTATTCGCCTTACCCAACCGCTCGAAGCGAATATGATGCGAAAGATTGTTCATCGGCACCTCGATGAAATGTTTAGAATGAATGATGCATAAAACAAGGCGCGCCTTCCCAAATTAAGACAGTTCATCAATTGAAGGAGGCGTTCGTCATATCACCGCATGATACCAGTCTGCAAGATCAGAATCGCGTTTCGCAAGCCCAGAATGCTGTACAGTCGGCGCACAATGCGATTAAACAGGCTCAATCCCATCCGTCCGAACAGATGATCGAGCAAGCGGAGAACGCGTTACAGTCCGCTGACAATGCCATTCATCAAGCGAGCGGCCAACCTTACATGGAACCGATCGAGCGTGCATCCGAGCTGTTGGAAGATGACCGTGAGTCATTGCACTCGTTAACGCCCATGGAAGAACAGAATTAATTGTGAGACAGCAGCCGGCGATTGCCGGCTTTTTTGATATGATAGAAAGTATTTAAAATTAGGGTGTTAACTAGGGATTGAAATGCATTAGGGGGTGTTCATTATTCTTATTTGAACTGGAATGCTGGGTTATCCCTAAAGCTCAGTTTTATGATAGAAAAAGGCAATGAAGTGATTTTTTTGTTTTGGTAAAGTATTTTTTTGAAAAGAACGGATATCATTTTCACCTGATTCTTGGGGATAACCCAGCATTGAAACGAAAATAATGTTCACCTGATTCTTCGGGATAACCCCAGCATTGTCGCTAAAATGGATTTAATACGTGGCAGTTGATCAAGCAACATAATCCAGCCTCGCGCCCACCCCGCGCGCTAACGAATCCTGGTAACGCTATTTGGCTCAAAACACACTAGTTTATTTTCTAAGGAATCCACATCACTCTATTTACCGATTTCTAACTTATATTTGTTCATTATGGTTACATTAGCGTTACCAGGATTCCTTACATATCCAAAGAGGGTGATTATGCGACTTTAGCGTTATGGGGATTCGTTAGAGCGATTTGCCCTTGCATCCCGCACCTCGCCCCCCGCCCCCCTGCTGCTCTGCCCTACAATCTTGATAGCAAGCCCCTCTGCTTCGACTAAAGCCTATGAAGGCTTCACCTTGATCAACGGCTCCAAAGTGAACGCGATTCGGAACCGCAAGCTCTCCATCGGATCCTTCAACCGGCGTCCTGTAAGCTTCTCGCATTTCTCCAGCCTGTAAATCACCGTGTTCCGATGCACATACAATTGCTTCGCCGTCTCCGCCAAAGCGCAGTGATTCTCATAGTAAACGCAGAGTGTGCGCAAGAGCTCGCTGTTCTCCCCATCATGGGAAGAGACTAATTCCCTGAACGTTTCCATATAAAATTGCTTCAGTTCATCATACGGAATCATGCGCAACAGCCGGCTGACCTCATGAATCTGATAGGAATGCACGAAACGGCCTTTGTTCATCCGCACTCCCGTTTGCAAGGCTTTCACGGCTTCCTTGTATGACAGCTCCAAATCCAGCACATTTGTCACCGGATTCCCGATGCCCATGGAGAAGTTAAGCCCGGAATCCGCGTGCATCTGCTCGGTCATGTCTTCCAGGCGTTGCAGCAAACCTTGTTCCTCCCATGCCGGATCCTTCAGAAACGTCAAGATCACGAACACATCATTCTTATTGAACATGACAAAAGGAAGCCCCAGTGCCGAGAATGCCCTCTTGATCATCTCGTAATGCGCATCACGCTCCGAATAAAGACGGTCTTCAGCCAGAGAAGCCCCCAGACGGTGCCGCATCCCCGACGCATCCGGTTCCGCATACTCATCTTGTTTGCATACCAGGATAATCGAGGTATCTTGGTTGTTTAGTCCGTACTTTTTGCCCCGATGAAGCGCTTCTTGCTCCGAAGTAATGTACCCCTCCACCAAATCCAGGAAAAACTCGTTCTTATAGCGGCGCGAGCGCTCCTTTACAGCCTGGCGTTTCGTTAACTCCAAACCGATGACATTAGCGGCTTGTTCCATGGCGAGCAGGGATAGCTTGGAGTCATTCTGCTCCGTGTGATAAGCGATGATATAACCTTCATGACGGTACGTGTGAATAGGGAAGAGCTCCACATGGCGGTTATTCCCAACACCTTCCTGCAGGAGGCACAGCGAAAGCGGCGCAGCAGGTTCAGAGAATAATGTCGGCAAGGTGGACAGGGTGGCAGCTATGAGCGCTTGCATGTCCGGATGATGAAAGTGCTGCGAACGCCCCGTCACCTGAAGCTTGGAATTGACCAGAAGTACCGGCACTGAAACCAGCTGGGTCAGCATGTCGATGATCTCGGAGATGCCCTTGCCGTGCATGATCATGGCCGAGAATTGCTTATGAATGGTCAGGGCGTAGTGGAGCTCGTGGCTTTTATTTTCCAAAATGGTGCTTGTGGACTGTTGAAAGATTTCACCCAGCGAATGCGTAACGGCGGAAAGTTCAATAATGGGAAACTGAAGGCGGTCGGCTTCGTCCAACACATGCCGGGGAATGTCCAGCGAAAAGCGCTTGGTCTTGATGGCAAGACCGGTGCAGCCCATGGCATGCATGTCGGTCATTAGCGTAATGAGCGCGTCCGGGCGATCTTTGACGAAGTATCCGTTCGTGAGCAACAGCTCGTCCTTCTTCAGATAGTTGATAATATCGGGAGCATCCATAATATTGACGGAACCCGCATTCCGGCGGAGCCCATGTTGGCCTGCGAGCACCTCGGCATGCTTAAATATCGGGATCCTCAACAGTTGTTCCAATAGCATGTCATCACATCCCGTCTTCGTTATATGTAAAAGAAGCTAACATAACCAGAAGAACCTGTAAAGAAACTTTGTGTAATTCGTACAAATGAACTGCGATCTTATTGTATAAATCGTACAATGACATTCACATAGCTTGAAATTACAATGAGGGTGACTACAAACAACAATGTCAGGTAAACTAACGCATTAAACGCTTGAGGGGGGTCCTATGCTCCAACTGCTGATTCGCAACTGTGTCATGCAAGGAAAAGTAATGCCCGTGGATGTAGGCGTACAGGGGGGACGCGTGGAATGGATTCTGCCCTCCGGACAGGTTGCAGACGCTCCGGCGGAGAGGACGGTTCACGCGAATGGTCAGTTACTGCTACCCGGGTTCGTTGAGCCGCATATTCACTTGGAAAAGGCGCATTTGTTAGAGCGAATGCAGGCGGAGCCGGCATCGTTGCAGGAAGCCATTCGAATCACGGGGGAGATGAAGCGGCAGTTTACGAAGGAGGATATGCGGGAGCGCAGTATGCGTGTATTGAAGCGGGACGTGGTGAACGGTGTAACACACTTAAGGTGTCATGCCGAGATCGACCCCGTCCTGAAGCTGACTGCCGTCGAAGTCATCCTGGAACTGAAGGAGCAGATGGCGGACGTTCTGGACATTCAGATCGTCGCTTTCCCGCAGGAAGGCATCTTTCAGCAGCCGGGCACCGCGGCGTGGATGGAAGAGGCTTTGCGCATGGGCGTAGATGCGGTCGGAGGCATTCCCTATAACGACAGGGACGCGGAAGAGCATTTGGCTTATGTGTTCGGACTGGCAGAAAAGTATGGTAAACCGTTAGATTTCCATGTCGATTTCTCTGATAATCCGGATGATCGCAACATTGTGCGTATAGCGGACATGACCATAGAGCGGGGACTCCAAGGAAGGGTGTGCGCGGGGCATGTAACCTCGCTTGGCTCGGTAATGTCAAGCGAATTGCCTGCTATAGCGGACCGTATTTCCGAAGCGGGGATCCATATTATCGCGTTACCCGCCACGGACTTGTACCTAGGCGGGAGAGGCGACATGGAAAGGCCCCGCAGAGGGCTGGCACCGGTTAAAACGCTTCTGGAACGGGGGGTGAACGTCATCTTCGGAACGAATAACATCCGGAACGCGTTTACGCCCTTCGGGACGGGAGACCCGCTGGATATGGCGTGGCTGCTGGCCCAGACGGCATACATGGGCACCGGGCAGGAAGCGGAGCAGTTGATTCGCATGGCCACCTATGGCGCGGCTTCGGCGCTGGGCCTGTCCGATTACGGACTT
Protein-coding sequences here:
- a CDS encoding TetR/AcrR family transcriptional regulator, translating into MPKIVDHEQRKIELAHAAWRVIQREGLEGVTVRSVATEAGISLGSLRHYFDSQSALLSYSMNQVSERVRGRVEALPFTGDPRQDMQQLLEEMLPMDEERYQETKVWFAFYAKTMVDPELSRLGDELHNELYSNLYESLQKIKRGLGQSAPWDPEAEARRLHALLDGLAMHGIRLTQPLEANMMRKIVHRHLDEMFRMNDA
- a CDS encoding PucR family transcriptional regulator: MLLEQLLRIPIFKHAEVLAGQHGLRRNAGSVNIMDAPDIINYLKKDELLLTNGYFVKDRPDALITLMTDMHAMGCTGLAIKTKRFSLDIPRHVLDEADRLQFPIIELSAVTHSLGEIFQQSTSTILENKSHELHYALTIHKQFSAMIMHGKGISEIIDMLTQLVSVPVLLVNSKLQVTGRSQHFHHPDMQALIAATLSTLPTLFSEPAAPLSLCLLQEGVGNNRHVELFPIHTYRHEGYIIAYHTEQNDSKLSLLAMEQAANVIGLELTKRQAVKERSRRYKNEFFLDLVEGYITSEQEALHRGKKYGLNNQDTSIILVCKQDEYAEPDASGMRHRLGASLAEDRLYSERDAHYEMIKRAFSALGLPFVMFNKNDVFVILTFLKDPAWEEQGLLQRLEDMTEQMHADSGLNFSMGIGNPVTNVLDLELSYKEAVKALQTGVRMNKGRFVHSYQIHEVSRLLRMIPYDELKQFYMETFRELVSSHDGENSELLRTLCVYYENHCALAETAKQLYVHRNTVIYRLEKCEKLTGRRLKDPMESLRFRIAFTLEPLIKVKPS
- a CDS encoding amidohydrolase family protein, giving the protein MLQLLIRNCVMQGKVMPVDVGVQGGRVEWILPSGQVADAPAERTVHANGQLLLPGFVEPHIHLEKAHLLERMQAEPASLQEAIRITGEMKRQFTKEDMRERSMRVLKRDVVNGVTHLRCHAEIDPVLKLTAVEVILELKEQMADVLDIQIVAFPQEGIFQQPGTAAWMEEALRMGVDAVGGIPYNDRDAEEHLAYVFGLAEKYGKPLDFHVDFSDNPDDRNIVRIADMTIERGLQGRVCAGHVTSLGSVMSSELPAIADRISEAGIHIIALPATDLYLGGRGDMERPRRGLAPVKTLLERGVNVIFGTNNIRNAFTPFGTGDPLDMAWLLAQTAYMGTGQEAEQLIRMATYGAASALGLSDYGLTPGCPADMALYPVRNVREVLLDRPERTQVWKRGKLTAETSKREQIYWDREHIDCVTHTKEVR